GACACTGTCTACTACTCCACCTCGATCGCCAAAGAGCGCTCCAACATAGTAATAAACGCCAATTAAATGGAAACGCTGATAGACATACGCAAGGTCTCCAAGACCTATCTCACCGGCTCATTTACAGTGGAGGCGCTTAAAGAAGTCTCCCTCAAAATAAAAGCCGGCGAGCTGGTATCTCTGACAGGCCCTTCCGGGTCCGGCAAATCCACTTTAATGCACATCCTGGGTTTTCTGGACCGGCTGGACTCAGGGGAATACTATTTCGCGGGCCATCCGACGTCCAGCCTTGATGAAGGCCAGTTGGCCGCCATCCGCAGCCGCATGGTCGGCTTCATATTCCAGTCTTTCCACCTTCTAAAGAGGACCACGGCCAGAGATAACGTCATGCTGCCCATGGTCTACAGCGGCCTCGGAACGGATGCGCGTAAAGCCCTGGAGTGCCTGCGGCTTGTAGGCCTCTCCGATAGGGCAAAGCATAAATCGAACGAACTCTCCGGCGGACAGTGTCAGCGTGTGGCGGTAGCCCGCGCACTTGTGAACAACCCGCTTATTCTGCTGGCCGACGAACCCACCGGCAACCTGGATGCCAAAAGCCGCCAGGAAGTGATGCAGGTAATAAAAGACCTCAATGACCGCGGCCTTACCGTGGTCATAGTCACGCATGATGAAGAGGTTTCGGCGCAGACCCGCCGCGTGGTGCGTATGAAGGACGGCGAGATAGTTTCCGATGAAACCCGCCCCGCTCTTTTAGGCCGGGAAGCGCGGCTTGAAACCCAGCCTGAATCTTTTGCGCCCGGGCAATTGAGCCAAAAGGGCGGGGCCGCGCGGCTGCCCAAAGCGCGTATGGGCTTCACCCCTTCCGAAATCGGCGAACAGTTAAAGGTAGCTTTCAAGGCCATCTGGAGCCACAAAACACGCAGCGCTCTGACCATACTGGGCATCTTTATAGGCGTGGGCTCCATCATCTCGCTTATGACCATAAGCGAAGGTTTCATGAAAAGCCTGCTCAGCGGCGCCAGCGAAGACGACGCCAAAAAGGTCTACGTCACGCCTCGCCAGGAACACCTCAAAGCAAGCCGCCGCCTTACATACAGCGACGTGGAGGCCATAAGGTCCGGGGTGCCGCTGGCGGAAAAGATCACGCCCATAGTGCAGGGCAGCGCCCAGGCCTCTGTAGGGAATAAACACGTTGACGCCAGCATACAGAGCAGCGAGGGTTTTACCCTGGAAGCTCAAAAGTCAAAAAAGAAATTTTTTGAGAACCGCAGCCTGGAAGGCCGCTTCTTCACTCCGGCTGAAAATTTGAACCGCGCGCGTGTGGCGGTTATCAATCAGACTTTGGCCAAAAAAATGTTCGGCTCGGGATCGGCGGTCAACAACGAGATACGCCTAAAGGATATAACGTTCACGGTAGTGGGGGTCGCGGAGGACCAGAAAGCGGAACAGATCTTCGGAGGCCGGCCTACGGCCTATATCCCTATCAACACCGCCTCCAAGCGCGTGTTCGGTTCTACCCGCCTGGACTATATAGAAGTGGTCGCGCCCACCCCCGCCGACTCTGTTGAGGCGCGCAAGCAGATAATCCTGGTCCTGCGTAAAGCGCACGCTCTGCGCGAAGACAAGGACGATGACTTTGAAGTTAAAACTTTTGAGGCGCAGATAAAGATGTTCAAAGACGGCATGGGGAAACTCTCGCTGGTGGTCTACGCGATAGCGGGCATTTCCCTTCTTGTAGGCGGCATAGGGATTATGAACATCATGCTTGTCAGCGTCACTGAACGCACCCGCGAGATAGGATTGCGCAAAGCCCTGGGGGCCAAGAACTCCGACATTTTAGGCCAGTTCCTAATTGAGGCGGTCACGCTTTGCCTTATAGGCGGGGCATTGGGCATAGCCCTGGGGTTTGCATTGGGCTGGGCGGCTTACTTTTTTATTAAGGTACCTCCGACGCTGGGGATAGGCACCATTTCTTTCGCTTTCGGTTTTTCCACTATTATCGGTGTAAGCTTCGGTTTCTGGCCGGCGCTGCGCGCGGCAATGCTTGACCCCATAGAAGCGCTCCGTTACGAGTAATGTATAGGACAAGCGTGCGCGCATACCGCTCACACTCCGACAAAAAGCCCGCTCTTTTGAGCGGGCTTTTTAGATAAACTTGCTTTATTATATTTAGAAAAGATAGTTCAGGCCTGCGCGGATTATGTTATATCTATTATCTGAACGCCTTGTATGGGAACGATATGTCAGGCGTTTTTAAGCGGCCGGGGTCAGAGCAATGCTTTCTCCGTAATAGGCAGCCTCGGGGGTAAGGATAAGGCTTTCTCCGTAATCGGCTGTTTCGGTGGAAAGGGTCAGCCGGCAATTACCGGAGCGGCAGATTATGCTGAAAGCTCCTTTCTGCGGTTTACTCCTTTCCAGGATATCCATGCCGCCGAGCGCTTTAAGCCTTGCAATCACCATGGCGCCGGTAATAAGGGTAAAGCGGGTAAATTCTTCTAAAGCGTCCGGCGCGCCTGCCCGGACCAGATAGCAGTCCCCCTGCACCTCTATGCGCGCTTCGGCGGTCATTTCTTCGGCCAGGAACTGCAGCAGCCTGCCTGTAAGATATTTAAGGTGCGACGCATTTATCTCATTTTGTACGCCTTTTGCCGCCGCCCTGAGCCGGTTCAGGGCGGCTTCTTCTATGACCATTCCTTCGTCGCCGGGGATCTTCTGAATGTCCGCTCCGGCGGGCGAAGCCAGTGTGTAAAGAGCGGAAATATTGGAGGGCTCGGTTATGCCGAATTCGAATTCAGCGCCCATGATGCCGCGTATCAACTCATGGAGCTCAAGGTCGAAAGGGTGGCTTATGGCGAGCAGCGTTGAAGCTCCCGGCGCGGCCAGCGCCGCTATATTGTTCTGCATGGCGAATTTTACCGGCAGCACGCCCGGTTTAATGTCCTCCGGATTTATCACCGGAAAATACGGAAGCTTAGAGAAGTCTGCTATAAGGCGCGCCACCCGGGCGGAGGTGATCCCAAGTATTTCGGCCAGCTTGTAGATATCTCCAAGCTGCAGCGCGGCCACGGCTTTAGCGCCGGCGCCGTCCAGCTTGAATCTGTCTATTATGCTTAGTTTGAAGTCAGTAAACGTGTAATGCCCTTTTCCAGCGGCGGCGGGGAAGCTCCGCACTCCCTGCGACGGTATATATGCGCCCCAGGCGGTTTTTTTCCCCGCATAGCGCTTTGTGATTTCCAGCAGCGATTCTTTGTCGAAAGGTTTTGTGAGATAATCCACTCCGCCCGCCGCCAGCGCGCTTACCTTGTTCTGCGGCTGATTAAGCGCGGACAGGAACACAACCGGTATTGTTGAAGTCCTCGCGTCCTGCTTAAACACCTTGCATACCTCGTACCCGCTCATTGCCGGCATCATAATGTCCAGAAGTATCAGATCCGGATTCAGTTTTTTCGCTATGGCAATGCCTATCCTGGGGTCCGAAGCGGAATAAACCAGGTAGCCTTCCCTTGTCAGCATAATTACAAGGGTCTGGATTATGTCCTTATTGTCGTCTATACAGAGGATTGTAAGCTGGTCGGCAGCCATGTATTCTCAGACCTCGCGCCGCGTATTTTGCGCGGATAAACTTGTGGAGCAATTATACTAAATCACCGTCAGCCCGGGCGAAGCATTTTCTAATTCATTTTCCGACTCAAATCCAAGGAACGGTGTGCATCAGAACGCCAAACAACGAAGGAGTGTCTGACGCACCACACTAGCCCTGAACTGCGGCGCCGGCGACCTTGTAGAGCAGCATGGGCCGGGTTTTGCCCTTCATCAGGACCGGACCGCACGCCGTGAATTCAATTCCCGGGAAGCGGCCGCGGTCCACCTCCTGCAAAAGCGCTTCACTGACCAAAATCTCGGTCAAGAATTGCTTGGTCTGCCCCTCCACGCGCGAAGCCACGTTGACCGTATCGCCAAGCACCGTATACTCAAGCCTATTCTCAGTACCCACATTGCCCGCGATCAATCCGCCGGTGTGCATCCCCACCCCGAAGCTCACCGGCTCGTGATCGCCCGTGGCGTTGAAGCGGCGCAGGGCGTCTTTCATGCCCAGGGCCGCGCGCAGGGCGGCCTCGGCATGGTCCGTCACCCCGAAGACGGGCGAAAATATCGCCATCACCGCGTCGCCCATGAATTTGTTGATGACGCCCTGATTATCCGTGATGGGCCTGGTCACGGCCGTAAAGTATTCGTTGAGGAACCGGATCAGCTCGGTCGGGGGCAGCTTTTCGCTCAAAGGGGTGAAATTCCTGATATCCGAGAAAAGTATGGTGGCCCGGATCTCCTCGCCCGCGAGATTCACTTTGCCGCT
This is a stretch of genomic DNA from Elusimicrobiota bacterium. It encodes these proteins:
- a CDS encoding ABC transporter permease: METLIDIRKVSKTYLTGSFTVEALKEVSLKIKAGELVSLTGPSGSGKSTLMHILGFLDRLDSGEYYFAGHPTSSLDEGQLAAIRSRMVGFIFQSFHLLKRTTARDNVMLPMVYSGLGTDARKALECLRLVGLSDRAKHKSNELSGGQCQRVAVARALVNNPLILLADEPTGNLDAKSRQEVMQVIKDLNDRGLTVVIVTHDEEVSAQTRRVVRMKDGEIVSDETRPALLGREARLETQPESFAPGQLSQKGGAARLPKARMGFTPSEIGEQLKVAFKAIWSHKTRSALTILGIFIGVGSIISLMTISEGFMKSLLSGASEDDAKKVYVTPRQEHLKASRRLTYSDVEAIRSGVPLAEKITPIVQGSAQASVGNKHVDASIQSSEGFTLEAQKSKKKFFENRSLEGRFFTPAENLNRARVAVINQTLAKKMFGSGSAVNNEIRLKDITFTVVGVAEDQKAEQIFGGRPTAYIPINTASKRVFGSTRLDYIEVVAPTPADSVEARKQIILVLRKAHALREDKDDDFEVKTFEAQIKMFKDGMGKLSLVVYAIAGISLLVGGIGIMNIMLVSVTERTREIGLRKALGAKNSDILGQFLIEAVTLCLIGGALGIALGFALGWAAYFFIKVPPTLGIGTISFAFGFSTIIGVSFGFWPALRAAMLDPIEALRYE
- a CDS encoding response regulator codes for the protein MAADQLTILCIDDNKDIIQTLVIMLTREGYLVYSASDPRIGIAIAKKLNPDLILLDIMMPAMSGYEVCKVFKQDARTSTIPVVFLSALNQPQNKVSALAAGGVDYLTKPFDKESLLEITKRYAGKKTAWGAYIPSQGVRSFPAAAGKGHYTFTDFKLSIIDRFKLDGAGAKAVAALQLGDIYKLAEILGITSARVARLIADFSKLPYFPVINPEDIKPGVLPVKFAMQNNIAALAAPGASTLLAISHPFDLELHELIRGIMGAEFEFGITEPSNISALYTLASPAGADIQKIPGDEGMVIEEAALNRLRAAAKGVQNEINASHLKYLTGRLLQFLAEEMTAEARIEVQGDCYLVRAGAPDALEEFTRFTLITGAMVIARLKALGGMDILERSKPQKGAFSIICRSGNCRLTLSTETADYGESLILTPEAAYYGESIALTPAA